The following are encoded together in the Diabrotica undecimpunctata isolate CICGRU chromosome 7, icDiaUnde3, whole genome shotgun sequence genome:
- the LOC140445092 gene encoding ribosome biogenesis protein BOP1 homolog, with the protein MGKDQEVKSHSKRKINEATEPTQLSSKDEDLLNIINSEDDSTDEDMEYSENEDSDEEGSNEEDSDGTGEESDEDEDENDDSEVNEDNSDDTFEDSDSENSDYLDEDTEDDSEGIDGDDRKHNGIIHEASTEIKKNEKKILQSSEKAVKTKGDTVNEYAEHDTSDEEDVRNTVGNIPINWYDEYKHLGYDWDGNQILKPETGDQLDAFLKKMEDPDFWRTVKDPQTGQDVVLSEDDINLIKRIKAQKIPDVTFDEYAPWIEWFTSEVEQMPIRKFPEHKRSFLPSKHEAKQVSKLVHALKMGWIKTRAEQEKLRAKKEPQFYMLWQTDDQAEEMRRIYKHISAPRRLLPGHAESYNPPPEYLFDEKELKQWNKLKNAPWKRKLHFIPQKYDSLRKVPAYPRFIKERFLRCLDLYLCPRTIKMKLNIEPESLVPKLPSPKDLQPFPTVLALEYKGHTDMVRTISLDKTGQYLLSGSDDFTVKIWEVNTGRCLKTIKTDNIVRSVEWCPNAALSLILVASGQEVMIINPNVGDFVVNSKTDTVLQEVPQSDVVIPERVRTAVQWSEPDDEQYKRGIRLNLKHFKDVSQVSWHGKGDYFATVMPEGQNRSVIISQISKRRSQLPFTKSKGLVQCVLFHPTKPFLFVATQRHVRIYDLVKQTMLKKLLTNSKWISCMAIHPLGDNLLVGTYDRKMLWFDLDLSTKPYQTLRLHGTAVRGVAFHKHYPLFASGSDDRSLIVSHGMVYNDLLQNPLIVPLKRLQDHDSFNDFGIFEVQFHPLQPWVFSSGADSTIKLYSN; encoded by the exons ATGGGAAAAGATCAAGAAGTAAAATCACACtcaaaaaggaaaataaatgaaGCTACTGAGCCAACACAATTAAGTTCTAAAGATGAG GACCTGCTAAATATTATAAATAGTGAAGATGATAGTACAGATGAAGATATGGAGTATTCTGAGAATGAAGATTCAGATGAAGAAGGTTCCAATGAAGAAGACAGTGACGGAACAGGAGaagaaagtgacgaagatgaagATGAAAATGATGATAGTGAAGTAAATGAAGATAATAGTGATGATACATTTGAGGATAGTGATTCTGAGAATAGTGATTATTTAGATGAAGATACTGAAGATGATAGTGAAGGTATAGATGGAGACGATAGAAAACATAATGGTATCATACATGAAGCttcaactgaaataaaaaagaatgAAAAGAAAATACTACAATCTAGTGAAAAAGCAGTTAAAACAAAAGGGGATACTGTCAATGAATATGCAGAACATGATACATCAGATGAAGAAGATGTGAGAAACACTGTTGGAAATATACCCATAAATTGGTATGATGAATATAAACATTTAG GATATGATTGGGATGGTAACCAAATATTAAAACCAGAAACAGGAGATCAGCTTGATGCCTTCttgaaaaaaatggaagatccTGACTTTTGGAGAACTGTTAAAGATCCACAGACAGGCCAAGATGTCGTACTTAGTGAAGATGACATTAATTTAATCAAGAGAATTAAAGCTCAAAAAATACCTGATGTGACCTTTGATGAATATGCT CCTTGGATAGAGTGGTTTACAAGCGAAGTGGAGCAAATGCCAATAAGAAAGTTTCCAGAGCATAAAAGATCATTCCTTCCTAGTAAGCATGAAGCAAAACAAGTATCAAAGTTAGTTCATGCTTTAAAGATGGGTTGGATAAAAACTAGGGCAGAACAGGAGAAACTTAGAGCTAAAAAAGAGCCTCAGTTTTATATGTTATGGCAGACTGATGATCAAGCAGAAGAAATGAGAagaatatataaacatatatcagCTCCAAGACGTTTATTGCCAG GTCATGCTGAGAGTTACAATCCACCACCAGAATATCTATTTGATGAAAAAGAACTTAAACAATGGAATAAGTTAAAAAATGCACCTTGGAAACGAAAGCTGCATTTTATACCTCAAAAATACGACTCTTTAAGAAAAGTTCCAGCATATCCTCGGTTTATCAAAGAGAGATTCTTAAGATGCTTAGATCTCTACTTATGCCCTAGAACTATAAAAATGAAACTGAATATTGAACCAGAATCACTTGTACCAAAATTACCGAGTCCAAAAGATTTACAACCATTTCCCACGGTTCTTGCTCTGGAATATAAAG GTCACACTGATATGGTAAGAACTATAAGCTTGGATAAAACAGGGCAATACCTACTTAGTGGCTCAGATGATTTCACTGTGAAGATATGGGAAGTTAATACTGGCAGATgtctaaaaacaataaaaactgatAATATTGTCAGGTCCGTTGAATGGTGTCCAAACGCTGCATTATCACTCATCTTAGTTGCATCTGGACAGGAGGTTATGATAATCAATCCCAATGTTG GTGATTTTGTAGTAAACAGCAAAACAGATACAGTTCTGCAAGAAGTACCACAATCGGATGTGGTTATTCCAGAACGAGTCCGCACTGCTGTGCAATGGTCTGAACCTGACGATGAACAATATAAACGTGGTATTAGGTtaaatttaaaacactttaaagaTGTTTCTCAAGTGTCATGGCACGGAAAGGGAGATTATTTTGCAACAGTTATGCCAGAAGGACAAAATCGTTCTGTTATTATATCACAAATATCCAAACGAAGATCACAACTACCATTCACAAAATCCAAGGGTCTTGTGCAATGCGTTCTTTTCCATCCTACAAAACCTTTCCTCTTCGTAGCAACACAAAGGCACGTTAGAATTTATGATTTAGTTAAACAAACTATGCTGAAAAAATTATTAACCAATTCTAAATGGATATCATGTATGGCCATTCATCCCTTGGGAGATAATCTTCTGGTAGGAACTTATGATAGGAAAATGTTGTGGTTTGATTTAGATTTGAGCACAAAACCATACCAGACCTTACGACTACATGGTACAGCAGTAAGAGGAGTTGCTTTCCACAAACATTATCCACTTTTTGCTTCTGGCTCAGATGATCGAAGTCTTATAGTGTCTCACGGGATGGTTTATAATGACCTGCTACAGAATCCATTAATAGTTCCTTTAAAACGATTACAAGATCACGATTCGTTTAATGATTTTGGAATATTTGAAGTGCAGTTCCATCCGTTGCAACCATGGGTGTTTTCATCAGGTGCAGATAGTACTATTAAATTATATTCTaattaa